A genomic segment from Necator americanus strain Aroian chromosome III, whole genome shotgun sequence encodes:
- a CDS encoding hypothetical protein (NECATOR_CHRIII.G9458.T1): MLPLLLLCLVPLAAGLGRTQAVGVRGILICNDKPASDVEVKLYDEDKLSPDELMAAGKTDSRGHFEIKGHAAEFTSIEPKLNIYHDCDDGIKPCQRKLSIHIPDDYISSGEEPKKIFDFGTFQLAGKYAGETRDCLHRVCANTVPPPFICAHSRDHRTLHQFTSVMWFSVVLYAFIAYYVSAELQCPQNTLSFDLEPCDPRRRSQCPSGFTCRKSEDMERRLTDVFLCCETISMTIMDWFMELLLSPQVFPQAPLAGLNSIEMVPLDASTAFPIVHTGDEVVILTYPNYVRAMVQNVEFMLPPPQGGFLHIMTIIDPSTKPFAVFFTFNLPSTGYVRLPVPDMLQGMSGRISYFDNNTALVKQNSYRAQYVVLVYRTNTPVNIGNSNLGISSDQITAGLNFMNGCTDVQCLISSTTLGKELGQPIAGSVFHVTTKQTMFQTVEITTDHLTQAASTLIGQLSIVLDDLSMMTVALIVEFISTILSLLCLPINVMFVYVIMKESLWPRCGEMLGWHQDDVEPSVDYVATPEPLTDCATPVLTVIIVLCKKQHAPFSSSFFRLCIHLSVADIMMTIFATIFFKFPIFGVFPKSFYEENWFTAVYFPVKHKQRWWRSSVITVLMILQWTIPILFIIPLFFTDFTFLIDRSTGSVTFTARDAGFHKVYFVGLAILDGVVINTIVSALYIAIFIRVQTHVVVRKPGELAMRLALSAFTIFISYCTLGIFSVLAAMTRPEDAWMYRTLWFVVNDVLCASNAPVLLALNKPIRSVYMRKIGMESKEIHTKGSLLNNI; this comes from the exons ATGTTACCCCTGCTTCTTCTCTGCCTCGTTCCTCTTGCCGCTGGTTTGGGCCGTACTCAAGCTGTTGGGGTTCGTGGAATTTTGATTTGTAACGATAAACCAGCCTCGGATGTCGAAGTGAAGCTTTACGATGAGGATAAAT TAAGCCCGGACGAGTTGATGGCCGCCGGTAAGACGGACAGCAGGGGACATTTCGAGATCAAGGGACATGCGGCTGAGTTCACCTCAATCGAGCCGAAATTGAATATTTATCATGATTGCGATGATGGAATCAAG CCCTGTCAACGTAAACTCTCCATTCACATCCCGGATGACTACATTAGCAGTGGAgag gaacccAAGAAGATTTTCGATTTTGGCACCTTCCAACTGGCCGGAAAATACGCTGGAGAAACCAGAGATTGTCTACATCGGGT GTGTGCAAATACCGTACCACCACCGTTCATATGTGCTCACAGCCGAGACCATCGTACACTTCATCAGTTCACGTCTGTAATGTGGTTTAGTGTCGTTTTATATGCTTTTATAG CATACTACGTAAGCGCAGAGCTACAATGTCCACAAAATACGTTGTCATTCGATTTGGAGCCATGCGATCCACGAAGGCGATCGCAATGTCCAAGCGGATTCACTTGCAG GAAAAGTGAAGACATGGAACGTCGATTAACGGATGTTTTTCTGTGCTGTGAAACAATTTCAATGACTATAATGGACT GGTTCATGGAGCTCTTACTTTCGCCCCAGGTATTTCCACAGGCGCCTCTTGCTGGGCTCAATTCG ATTGAAATGGTTCCACTTGACGCCAGCACCGCTTTTCCTATTGTGCACACTGGAGATGAG gTGGTCATACTCACTTATCCGAACTACGTCAGAGCAATGGTTCAAAACGTTGAATTCATGCTTCCACCACCTCAAGGCGGTTTCTTACACATTATGACCATAATAG aTCCATCAACAAAACCTTTCGCCGTGTTCTTCACATTTAATCTTCCCTCAACTGGATACGTACGTTTACCTGTTCCGGATATGCTGCAGGGAATGAGCGGTCGCATATCGTATTTCGATAACAACACTGCACTAGTGAAGCAGAATTCAT ATCGCGCTCAATATGTGGTTTTGGTTTATCGTACAAACACTCCAGTGAACATAGGAAATTCAAATCTGGGGATCAGCTCGGATCAAATAACAGCTG GTCTAAATTTTATGAATGGCTGCACTGACGTGCAATGCCTTATCTCCAGCACGACTCTTGGAAAAGAACTCGGACAACCGATTGCGGGAAGCGTGTTCCAT GTCACAACTAAACAAACGATGTTCCAAACAGTTGAAATCACTACTGATCATCTAACACAAGCAGCAAGCACATTAATTGGACAATTGTCGATAGTTCTT GACGACTTAAGTATGATGACTGTTGCACTGATTGTGGAGTTCATTTCAACTATCTTATCTCTTCTCTGTTTGCCTATCAACGTTATGTTTGTTTATGTGATCATGAAAGAAAG TTTATGGCCCCGCTGCGGTGAAATGCTTGGCTGGCATCAGGACGATGTCGAACCATCGGTCGATTATGTAGCCACacccgaacctcttaccgactgcgctacacccgttcTCACAGTAATTATTGTACTTTG CAAAAAACAACACGCTCCATTCTCGTCGTCATTCTTTCGACTTTGCATTCATCTATCAGTGGCCGATATTATGATGACAATATTTGCGACAATCTTCTTTAAATTCCCCATATTTGGTGTTTTTCCGAAAAGTTTCTATGAGGAAAATTG GTTTACAGCCGTTTATTTCCCGGTAAAGCATAAGCAAAGATGGTGGCGTTCGTCG gTCATTACTGTATTGATGATCCTCCAGTGGACCATACCGATTCTTTTCATCATTCCGTTGTTCTTCACCGACTTCACCTTTCTTATTGATCGATCGACGGGTTCGGTGACGTTTACAGCGAGGGATGCAGGGTTTCACAAG GTGTACTTCGTTGGTCTGGCTATACTTGACGGTGTCGTGATCAATACTATTGTGTCGGCGCTCTATATAGCAATTTTCATAAG AGTTCAAACTCATGTCGTTGTGCGGAAACCTGGGGAGTTAGCGATGCGATTAGCACTGTCTGCTTTCACTATCTTCATATCGTACTGTACTCTTGGT ATCTTCTCCGTCCTCGCAGCTATGACACGTCCAGAAGATGCATGGATGTATCGTACCTTATGGTTTGTAGTCAACGATGTTCTCTGTGCCAGTAATGCTCCAGTTTTACTAGCTTTAAACAAACCTATACGAAGTGTATATATGCGAAAAATTGGGATGGAATCTAAGGAAATACACACAAAAGGGTCTTTGCTTAACAATATTTGA
- a CDS encoding hypothetical protein (NECATOR_CHRIII.G9458.T2), translating to MLPLLLLCLVPLAAGLGRTQAVGVRGILICNDKPASDVEVKLYDEDKLSPDELMAAGKTDSRGHFEIKGHAAEFTSIEPKLNIYHDCDDGIKPCQRKLSIHIPDDYISSGEEPKKIFDFGTFQLAGKYAGETRDCLHRV from the exons ATGTTACCCCTGCTTCTTCTCTGCCTCGTTCCTCTTGCCGCTGGTTTGGGCCGTACTCAAGCTGTTGGGGTTCGTGGAATTTTGATTTGTAACGATAAACCAGCCTCGGATGTCGAAGTGAAGCTTTACGATGAGGATAAAT TAAGCCCGGACGAGTTGATGGCCGCCGGTAAGACGGACAGCAGGGGACATTTCGAGATCAAGGGACATGCGGCTGAGTTCACCTCAATCGAGCCGAAATTGAATATTTATCATGATTGCGATGATGGAATCAAG CCCTGTCAACGTAAACTCTCCATTCACATCCCGGATGACTACATTAGCAGTGGAgag gaacccAAGAAGATTTTCGATTTTGGCACCTTCCAACTGGCCGGAAAATACGCTGGAGAAACCAGAGATTGTCTACATCGGGTGTAA
- a CDS encoding hypothetical protein (NECATOR_CHRIII.G9458.T3), with translation MKREELQDLPEQRVTYGETKIDVFQLSNAYYVSAELQCPQNTLSFDLEPCDPRRRSQCPSGFTCRKSEDMERRLTDVFLCCETISMTIMDWFMELLLSPQVFPQAPLAGLNSIEMVPLDASTAFPIVHTGDEVVILTYPNYVRAMVQNVEFMLPPPQGGFLHIMTIIDPSTKPFAVFFTFNLPSTGYVRLPVPDMLQGMSGRISYFDNNTALVKQNSYRAQYVVLVYRTNTPVNIGNSNLGISSDQITAGYLLLLLLLLLLLLLLLLLLLLLLLFYLTTLVTPPRVSRFGKKVFRS, from the exons ATGAAACGAGAAGAGTTGCAGGACCTACCAGAACAGCGCGTTACCTACGGTGAAACGAAAATCGATGTTTTTCAACTAAGCAATG CATACTACGTAAGCGCAGAGCTACAATGTCCACAAAATACGTTGTCATTCGATTTGGAGCCATGCGATCCACGAAGGCGATCGCAATGTCCAAGCGGATTCACTTGCAG GAAAAGTGAAGACATGGAACGTCGATTAACGGATGTTTTTCTGTGCTGTGAAACAATTTCAATGACTATAATGGACT GGTTCATGGAGCTCTTACTTTCGCCCCAGGTATTTCCACAGGCGCCTCTTGCTGGGCTCAATTCG ATTGAAATGGTTCCACTTGACGCCAGCACCGCTTTTCCTATTGTGCACACTGGAGATGAG gTGGTCATACTCACTTATCCGAACTACGTCAGAGCAATGGTTCAAAACGTTGAATTCATGCTTCCACCACCTCAAGGCGGTTTCTTACACATTATGACCATAATAG aTCCATCAACAAAACCTTTCGCCGTGTTCTTCACATTTAATCTTCCCTCAACTGGATACGTACGTTTACCTGTTCCGGATATGCTGCAGGGAATGAGCGGTCGCATATCGTATTTCGATAACAACACTGCACTAGTGAAGCAGAATTCAT ATCGCGCTCAATATGTGGTTTTGGTTTATCGTACAAACACTCCAGTGAACATAGGAAATTCAAATCTGGGGATCAGCTCGGATCAAATAACAGCTG gttatttattattattattattattattattattattattattattattattattattattattattattattgttctaTTTGACTACGCTAGTTACCCCACCACGGGTATCACGTTTCGGGAAGAAAGTCTTCCGATCCTGA
- a CDS encoding hypothetical protein (NECATOR_CHRIII.G9459.T1), which translates to MLWMWWNQLGVINCELLQPNETSTGERYQREFMLVNRALNLKRPQGHEKVIRCSTPPAVFTRPSGYHFHRSMTRGLAEKHLTSHEEAKNWINPWIASVDEERFRRGIRMLAGTCSKVVANDGQYFE; encoded by the coding sequence ATGCTGTGGATGTGGTGGAATCAGCTCGGAGTGATCAACTGTGAGCTACTTCAGCCCAACGAAACCAGCACTGGGGAACGTTACCAACGAGAATTCATGCTGGTGAACCGAGCGTTAAACCTCAAACGCCCCCAAGGACATGAGAAAGTGATAAGATGTTCTACTCCACCCGCTGTATTCACCAGGCCTTCAGGGTATCACTTTCACCGGTCGATGACTCGTGGCCTGGCCGAAAAGCACCTCACTTCTCACGAAGAAGCCAAGAATTGGATCAACCCTTGGATAGCCTCAGTAGACGAGGAACGTTTCCGACGCGGAATCCGTATGCTGGCAGGAACTTGCAGTAAAGTCGTAGCTAATGATGGACAGTACTTTGAATAA
- a CDS encoding hypothetical protein (NECATOR_CHRIII.G9459.T2) codes for MWWNQLGVINCELLQPNETSTGERYQREFMLVNRALNLKRPQGHEKVIRCSTPPAVFTRPSGYHFHRSMTRGLAEKHLTSHEEAKNWINPWIASVDEERFRRGIRMLAGTCSKVVANDGQYFE; via the coding sequence ATGTGGTGGAATCAGCTCGGAGTGATCAACTGTGAGCTACTTCAGCCCAACGAAACCAGCACTGGGGAACGTTACCAACGAGAATTCATGCTGGTGAACCGAGCGTTAAACCTCAAACGCCCCCAAGGACATGAGAAAGTGATAAGATGTTCTACTCCACCCGCTGTATTCACCAGGCCTTCAGGGTATCACTTTCACCGGTCGATGACTCGTGGCCTGGCCGAAAAGCACCTCACTTCTCACGAAGAAGCCAAGAATTGGATCAACCCTTGGATAGCCTCAGTAGACGAGGAACGTTTCCGACGCGGAATCCGTATGCTGGCAGGAACTTGCAGTAAAGTCGTAGCTAATGATGGACAGTACTTTGAATAA
- a CDS encoding hypothetical protein (NECATOR_CHRIII.G9460.T1), with amino-acid sequence MSHCNFRQIYFYEFKLGRAAAQTAQNIKEVWGQGSINECIVQRWFQKFRAGNTSPEDEPHGSRPPILDNDLLRATVEADPCKTTRDIAKKLKFGRRRSRNCEVYARH; translated from the coding sequence atgtcTCATTGCAATTTTCGTCAAATTTACTTCTACGAGTTCAAACTGGGCCGGGCTGCCGCTCAAACCGCTCAAAATATCAAAGAAGTATGGGGCCAGGGAAGTATCAACGAATGCATAGTACAACGTTGGTTCCAAAAGTTTCGTGCCGGCAACACCAGCCCCGAAGACGAACCACATGGCAGCCGTCCACCAATACTTGATAACGACTTATTGAGGGCGACAGTCGAAGCTGATCCATGCAAAACCACACGAGATATTGCCAAGAAGCTCAAGTTCGGAAGGAGGAGAAGCAGAAACTGCGAAGTTTATGCCCGGCATTGA
- a CDS encoding hypothetical protein (NECATOR_CHRIII.G9461.T1) translates to MFVLIVLTVITLCNCETTGYTDELAREYMFVMSAAAYSDKPGECMKKFKNATVYNQTYAKCTGKCSGFTAVMHEKQAIVLSFRGTTDMQQLFAEIMESTFKEWVGFYLMGDYGIIIMTRNYSNWTHGGRVSKYFHDAFLSLWNGGIEKDFKNLTTYYQNYEIWVTGRSLGGALATLAASVVAGQHNQTNVKLVTFGQPRVGDEKFAEEHHKMVKLHHWPDVSTNSSLSKA, encoded by the exons ATGTTTGTCCTCATAGTTCTCACAGTTATTACGCTATGTAATTGTGAAACGACGGGCTACACGGACGAACTCGCCAGAGAGTACATGTTCGTTATGAGCGCTGCTGCATACTCAGATAAACCAGGAGAATGcatgaagaaatttaaaaatgctaCA GTTTACAATCAAACTTATGCTAAATGCACAGGAAAGTGCTCAGGGTTCACAGCTGTAATGCATGAGAAACAAGCAATCGTACTAAGTTTCCG TGGAACTACCGACATGCAGCAGCTGTTTGctgagattatggagagcacATTCAAGGAATGGGTTGGTTTTTACCTTATGGGTGATTATGGGATTATAATTATGACGAGAAATTAT AGTAATTGGACTCATGGAGGCAGAGTATCGAAGTACTTCCATGATGCCTTCTTGAGTCTCTGGAACGGTGGTATAgagaaagatttcaaaaatctaaCGACATATTATCAAAACTACGAGATTTGG GTTACCGGTCGCTCACTTGGTGGTGCTCTAGCTACATTAGCTGCATCCGTGGTGGCCGGACAACATAACCAAACTAATGTGAAGCTGGTCACATTTGGTCAGCCAAGGGTTGGCGacgaaaaatttgcagaagaaCACCATAAAATG gtgaaacttcatcattggcctgacgtttcgacaaactcgtctttatcaaaagcCTGA
- a CDS encoding hypothetical protein (NECATOR_CHRIII.G9461.T2) translates to MFVLIVLTVITLCNCETTGYTDELAREYMFVMSAAAYSDKPGECMKKFKNATVYNQTYAKCTGKCSGFTAVMHEKQAIVLSFRGTTDMQQLFAEIMESTFKEWSNWTHGGRVSKYFHDAFLSLWNGGIEKDFKNLTTYYQNYEIWVTGRSLGGALATLAASVVAGQHNQTNVKLVTFGQPRVGDEKFAEEHHKMVNRNY, encoded by the exons ATGTTTGTCCTCATAGTTCTCACAGTTATTACGCTATGTAATTGTGAAACGACGGGCTACACGGACGAACTCGCCAGAGAGTACATGTTCGTTATGAGCGCTGCTGCATACTCAGATAAACCAGGAGAATGcatgaagaaatttaaaaatgctaCA GTTTACAATCAAACTTATGCTAAATGCACAGGAAAGTGCTCAGGGTTCACAGCTGTAATGCATGAGAAACAAGCAATCGTACTAAGTTTCCG TGGAACTACCGACATGCAGCAGCTGTTTGctgagattatggagagcacATTCAAGGAATGG AGTAATTGGACTCATGGAGGCAGAGTATCGAAGTACTTCCATGATGCCTTCTTGAGTCTCTGGAACGGTGGTATAgagaaagatttcaaaaatctaaCGACATATTATCAAAACTACGAGATTTGG GTTACCGGTCGCTCACTTGGTGGTGCTCTAGCTACATTAGCTGCATCCGTGGTGGCCGGACAACATAACCAAACTAATGTGAAGCTGGTCACATTTGGTCAGCCAAGGGTTGGCGacgaaaaatttgcagaagaaCACCATAAAATGGTAAACAGAAACTATTAG
- a CDS encoding hypothetical protein (NECATOR_CHRIII.G9462.T3), with the protein MTSAATEEEYRIGRFGLGDRNENGNRLARLLFATRLFYGNSLFMKKNHRRWKWESPNGATRVEIDHMPTNRRWCLLDISVVSSFCSGSDLLRAKIRLNHTMEKNIWYRQRRRKEVVYDDCVLENSLSQGDWHIEEDPNVDYEMLLRGLRARAERASKPHTTSSRTTKEFLERRRALTLDPNASHIERLVANTSCRKALQEDLLKYRQKKILEAAQGRMSPKKCRRDLREYNIPLATLLSEDGTRTSSRREMEIITERFYSNLFRPSASVSSPIIPTGEAPPRILPSEVLVAIKSMKPGTDPGPDFISADFLRADQWKTSRTVLIHKKGDREDLRNYRPICLLSVLYKVFTKIILTRISRTLDKAQAQESWIPSGVQLLASHPDRVDVSREYRLPLVLTFVDCEKAVDSVRTNAVPSALIDQGVDASYVKTLAICYDRCTTKKQIFHRSLTIPNGKEVRQGDTISPKLFTAALQLIMKSLS; encoded by the exons ATGACATCAGcagccacagaagaggaatacaggatcggaagatttggactaggggaccggaatgaaaatggcaatcgtctcgccagGCTGTTGTTCGCCACTCGCCTCTTttatgggaactctcttttcatgaagaaaaatcatcgtcggtggaaaTGGGAATCGCctaatggcgcgactcgtgtggagatcgaccacatgcccaccaaccggaggtggtgtctacttgacatCTCAGTAGTGTCATcgttttgtagtggttctgatctccttcgtgcgaaaatacgacttaaccacacgatggaaaagaacatctggtatcggcaacgaaggagaaaagaagtcgtctacgacgattgcgtactcgagaactccttgtcccaaggtgactggcacatcgaggaggacccaaacgtggactacgagatgctgctcagaggattacgagcccgtgctgagcgtgcctcgaagccacACACGACAAGttctcga accaccaaggaatttttggaaagaagaagggctttgacgCTTGATCCAAATGcttcgcacattgagcggttagtagcaaacactagctgcagaaaagcgttacaggaggatcttttgaagtatagacagaagaagattctggaagcagcacaaggAAGAATGAGTccaaagaagtgccgcagggatctccgcgaatataatattccgctagcaaccttgctgagcgaagacgggactcgcacgtcttctcgtcgtgagatggaaatcattacggagaggttctactcgaaccttttccgtccATCAGCttctgtgtcaagcccgatcatccccaccggtgaagctccaccacggattcttccttcggaagtactagtcgctatcaagagcatgaaacctggcacagaccccggacctgattttatatcagcagactttcttcgggctg accagtggaagacctcgcgaaccgttcttatccataagaaaggtgaccgagaggaccttcggaattaccgtccgatatgcttgctgagcgtgttatacaaagtattcaccaagatcatcctcacgcgcatatctaggacgctggataaAGCCCAGGCCCAAGAAAGTTGGATACCGTCAGGAGTTCAGCTGCTTGCatcacatccagaccgtgtcgatgTTAGCCgtgaataccgcctgccccttgtacTAACCTTCGTAGACTGTGAGAAGGCCGTTGACAGCGTACGAACGAATGCAGTACCGTCAGCGTTgatcgatcaaggtgtggacgcgtcgtatgtgaagACATTAGCCatttgctacgatcgatgcaccacgaaGAAACAGATTTTCCACCGCTCCCTTACCATACCCAATGGAAAggaggtacgacaaggcgatactatatcgccaaagctgttcacagctgcattgcaattaataatgaaatcactttcttag
- a CDS encoding hypothetical protein (NECATOR_CHRIII.G9462.T1), translating into MSPKKCRRDLREYNIPLATLLSEDGTRTSSRREMEIITERFYSNLFRPSASVSSPIIPTGEAPPRILPSEVLVAIKSMKPGTDPGPDFISADFLRAGGHPLHVILAAHKTSYLQK; encoded by the coding sequence ATGAGTccaaagaagtgccgcagggatctccgcgaatataatattccgctagcaaccttgctgagcgaagacgggactcgcacgtcttctcgtcgtgagatggaaatcattacggagaggttctactcgaaccttttccgtccATCAGCttctgtgtcaagcccgatcatccccaccggtgaagctccaccacggattcttccttcggaagtactagtcgctatcaagagcatgaaacctggcacagaccccggacctgattttatatcagcagactttcttcgggctggtggccatccgcttcatgtaatcttagcagcgcacaagacatcctaccttcaaaaataa
- a CDS encoding hypothetical protein (NECATOR_CHRIII.G9462.T2), whose product MTSAATEEEYRIGRFGLGDRNENGNRLARLLFATRLFYGNSLFMKKNHRRWKWESPNGATRVEIDHMPTNRRWCLLDISVVSSFCSGSDLLRAKIRLNHTMEKNIWYRQRRRKEVVYDDCVLENSLSQGDWHIEEDPNVDYEMLLRGLRARAERASKPHTTSSRVRNRRRRQTWIEF is encoded by the coding sequence ATGACATCAGcagccacagaagaggaatacaggatcggaagatttggactaggggaccggaatgaaaatggcaatcgtctcgccagGCTGTTGTTCGCCACTCGCCTCTTttatgggaactctcttttcatgaagaaaaatcatcgtcggtggaaaTGGGAATCGCctaatggcgcgactcgtgtggagatcgaccacatgcccaccaaccggaggtggtgtctacttgacatCTCAGTAGTGTCATcgttttgtagtggttctgatctccttcgtgcgaaaatacgacttaaccacacgatggaaaagaacatctggtatcggcaacgaaggagaaaagaagtcgtctacgacgattgcgtactcgagaactccttgtcccaaggtgactggcacatcgaggaggacccaaacgtggactacgagatgctgctcagaggattacgagcccgtgctgagcgtgcctcgaagccacACACGACAAGttctcgagtacgcaatcgtcgtagacgacaaacttggattgaattttga
- a CDS encoding hypothetical protein (NECATOR_CHRIII.G9463.T1) codes for MARQDLVRIEKMDDRRVHNKINTAHVSRRNLLSTNDECAVTHLSYIATFALGLLQSNHVKSDALWRSEKGMQTAVNLSSGLLLARLPIPRSRNVGCVELLFSLGDPVGGRTSAARRNSTPRVISTPLRVNFSYRVIYWSDVVPTVPCYFVQGFRHQGIEVFYSDMDSTTNSKHTVCKSE; via the exons atggccagacaggatctcgtgagaatcgaaaaaatggacgacagacgggtgcacaacaaaatcaACACCGCCCAcgtttcgcgacggaaccttctctccacgaatgacgagtgtgcCGTCACTCATCTGTCGTACATCGCTACTTTTGctcttggtctcctgcagagcaatcacgtgaaatctGATGCGCTCTGGAgatccgagaagggcatgcag ACGGCGGTGAATCTCAGCAGTGGTTTACtgttagctaggcttccgatcccgagaagtcggaatgtcggatgtgtcgaactccttttcagcttgggagaccctgtcggaggacgaacctccgctgcaCGTCGTaattcgacgcccagagtcatcTCCACGCCATt AAGA GTAAACTTCTCCTACCGAGTTATATACTGGAGTGACGTTGTCCCAACTGTCCCATGTTACTTCGTCCAAGGTTTTCGTCATCAAGGAATAGAG gtTTTCTACTCTGACATGGATTCAACTACCAACTCGAAGCACACCGTTTGTAAAAGTGAGTAA
- a CDS encoding hypothetical protein (NECATOR_CHRIII.G9464.T1) translates to MKGLLILVICLSSAYRSNCKSSGICRYYGFAVQAKVTEVSSACCSAAYPQGRFIYKVEIEGTYKGDMEYGKSYMLYTSPSSCECNGLDRDKTYLLIGYTDGGNRKLSLCVSKYA, encoded by the exons ATGAAAGGATTACTAATTCTGGTGATCTGTCTCTCTTCAGCTTATCGAAGCAACTGCAAATCAAGTGGAATTTGTCGTTACTATGGCTTTG CGGTTCAAGCGAAAGTGACTGAAGTTTCGTCTGCTTGTTGCTCAGCCGCTTATCCACAAGGTCGTTTCATATATAAAGTGGAAATTGAAGGAACTTATAAG GGTGATATGGAATATGGGAAATCATACATGCTTTATACGTCACCTTCGAGTTGTGAATGCAATGGACTTGATCGTGATAAGACATATCTGTTAATAG GTTATACTGATGGCGGCAATCGGAAACTCTCTCTATGCGTGTCAAAATATGCCTGA
- a CDS encoding hypothetical protein (NECATOR_CHRIII.G9465.T2): protein MMQAKKITYDVIRLTETRRRHPLNTVYESGEELFLGTCDSRGVGGVGVLVNTSMAKNIDSFEQLTTRIGRLLIRKCGPTPALTIFVAYAPTSSYEEEEVETFYMDLEKFYREDHAFYKKPSSLHWTWESPGGGYRNEIDHIIVNKRFCLTDVAVVPKFYTGSDHHLLRRFSFTRRAKKVAKYRERNSRTVINWDLFATLAGFWEDSAIDNIDEEYDRLIEHLHDCAKTESFKTTKRRLSLETLELIRQRRAARTAGNQELTSELAKFCREAIKEDLKERGAEVLTEAAEAGKSIRYARRDFASHKTRMIALRNPKGTTVASRRGMEKNHLRLLL, encoded by the exons atgatgcaagccaagaagatcacgTATGACGTTATcagactgaccgagacgagacgacgtcaccctctcaacacCGTATATGAaagtggagaagaactgttcttaggaacatgcgacagtagaggtgttggtggagttggcgtcctcgtcaacacgagtatggcaaagaacatcgactctttcgaacaacttactacccgaatcggacgtctgctgATAAGAaaatgtggtccaacaccagctttgactatcttcgtcgcttacgctccaacatcaagctacgaagaagaagaagtcgaaactttctatatggatctggagaagttctaccgagaagatcatgccttctacaag aagccctcctctctacactggacgtgggagtcacccggtggagggtaccgtaatgaaatagaccacatcatcgtcaataaaaggttctgcctgacggacgtcgctgttgtaccaaagttctatacgggatcggaccatcacCTTCTacgaagattttccttcacaaggagagcaaaGAAAGTCGCAAAGTACAGAGAGAGAAATTCCAGAACtgtcattaactgggatctcttcgctacgctagccggcttttgggaagattccgcaatagacaacatcgacgaggaatatgaccggctcattgaacaccttcacgactgcgcgaagactgagagttttaaaaccaccaagagacgcctgtctcttgaaactcttgagctgatacgccagcgtagAGCAGCACGaaccgcagggaaccaagaactcacgtccgagctcgcaaagttttgcagagaggcgataaaggaagaccttaaagagagaggagcagaagtgctgactgaagctgcagaggcgggaaaaagcatccgctatgcccgtcgagacttcgccagtcatAAGACGAGGATGAtcgctctccggaacccgaaagGAACAACcgttgcatcgagaaggggaatggaaaaaaatcatctacgacttctactctga